In Leptodesmis sichuanensis A121, the following are encoded in one genomic region:
- a CDS encoding DUF4351 domain-containing protein, giving the protein MAARTDQDSPWKEILRQYFPEAIAFFFPDLHRCIDWQKPPEFLDKEFQQIAPDTETGKRYADLLVKVWRKRGSEFFLLLHVEVQAKPEANFSERMLVYALRIFDRFRQPAVSLAILCDGKADWRPNQYEFSFLDTRLLFQFGTVKLLEYQERWQELEASPNPFATVVMAHLKAQETKRNSNQRKEWKLNLIRGLYEAGSSRRDVLNLFKFIDWVMILPEGVKQAFWLELKAFEEEQKVTYITSVEEIGFERGLQQGRQEERRSLISLQLEQKVGQLPSSLHDQIAQLNLTQLEALAIALLNLSTLAELEAWLEAHKE; this is encoded by the coding sequence ATGGCTGCTCGCACAGACCAGGACTCACCCTGGAAAGAGATTTTACGCCAGTACTTTCCAGAAGCGATCGCATTTTTCTTCCCTGACCTTCATCGCTGCATTGACTGGCAAAAGCCTCCAGAATTTTTGGACAAAGAGTTCCAGCAAATTGCCCCTGATACTGAAACTGGCAAACGTTATGCCGACCTGTTAGTTAAAGTCTGGCGCAAACGTGGCAGTGAGTTCTTCCTCCTGCTCCACGTTGAGGTACAAGCTAAACCAGAAGCCAATTTTTCAGAGCGAATGCTTGTGTATGCGCTGCGGATTTTTGACCGCTTTCGTCAGCCTGCGGTGAGTTTGGCCATACTGTGTGACGGTAAAGCTGATTGGCGGCCTAACCAGTATGAATTCAGCTTTCTAGATACCCGGTTGTTGTTTCAGTTCGGTACCGTTAAACTGCTGGAATATCAGGAGCGATGGCAGGAATTAGAAGCCAGCCCAAATCCCTTTGCTACCGTTGTAATGGCCCACTTGAAAGCCCAAGAGACTAAACGCAATTCCAACCAGCGCAAGGAATGGAAGCTGAATCTGATACGGGGCTTGTATGAAGCAGGTTCAAGCCGTCGAGATGTTCTGAATCTGTTCAAGTTCATCGATTGGGTTATGATCTTGCCAGAGGGAGTGAAGCAAGCGTTTTGGCTGGAATTGAAAGCGTTCGAGGAGGAGCAAAAGGTGACCTACATTACGAGTGTGGAAGAAATTGGTTTCGAGCGAGGTCTCCAACAGGGACGGCAGGAGGAACGCCGATCGCTCATCTCGCTTCAGCTAGAGCAAAAAGTGGGCCAGCTACCGTCTTCCCTTCACGATCAGATTGCCCAATTAAATCTGACTCAACTGGAAGCTCTCGCGATCGCTCTGCTGAATCTTTCTACCCTTGCGGAACTAGAGGCTTGGCTAGAAGCACACAAAGAATGA
- a CDS encoding DUF5895 domain-containing protein, translating to MTNSTASTIQHNGHLPAPTQRDEFDSEQFEQGRESLPYLQMLNHQDPEQSGFFITAENRSAVQFTPTDEWSLHTTTFQNGEVVEGYRSLIARFLILRKSKLLMFDRESGEFLREYRKDLYDRATMVLKVRYLVYLVNQQKQLLHEKPLQFTAKGSFCGSFGEAVRDFQDEMSKAYSVATGAKKPRGERFMALSVLAVQVQPTLKGDKKKSWVCSVTNHGVPLPENWRSYFVGYHPELKDRILAELDAWESFGKAALEIQSQTPHSEEISNDSDALEAGYDDF from the coding sequence ATGACAAACTCCACAGCATCAACAATTCAACACAACGGACACCTTCCTGCACCTACTCAACGAGATGAGTTTGATTCCGAGCAATTTGAGCAGGGTCGAGAGTCGCTCCCCTACCTGCAAATGCTCAACCATCAAGACCCAGAGCAATCTGGCTTTTTCATCACAGCTGAAAATAGGTCAGCGGTTCAGTTTACGCCTACCGATGAATGGTCACTCCACACGACAACCTTTCAAAACGGTGAAGTCGTTGAAGGCTATCGCAGCTTGATTGCCCGCTTTCTGATTCTCCGTAAATCCAAGTTATTGATGTTCGATCGCGAAAGTGGCGAGTTTTTGCGGGAATACCGAAAAGACCTCTACGATCGCGCCACGATGGTGCTCAAAGTCCGCTATCTGGTGTATCTGGTAAATCAGCAAAAACAACTGTTGCACGAAAAACCCTTACAGTTCACCGCGAAGGGAAGCTTCTGCGGCAGTTTTGGAGAAGCTGTTAGAGACTTTCAGGATGAAATGAGCAAAGCCTACAGTGTCGCTACTGGAGCCAAAAAGCCGAGGGGAGAACGCTTCATGGCATTATCTGTATTGGCAGTGCAGGTGCAACCAACGCTCAAAGGCGACAAGAAAAAATCCTGGGTGTGTTCGGTCACCAATCACGGCGTTCCATTACCGGAAAACTGGCGTTCCTATTTCGTTGGCTATCATCCTGAACTGAAAGACCGCATTCTGGCTGAGCTTGATGCTTGGGAGAGCTTTGGGAAAGCCGCTCTGGAAATCCAATCCCAGACTCCTCACTCGGAAGAGATAAGCAACGACAGTGATGCCCTTGAAGCGGGCTACGACGATTTCTAA